From the Natronococcus sp. AD-5 genome, one window contains:
- a CDS encoding helix-turn-helix domain-containing protein: MSASDHPPSDLESVRERLNVVTQETRFALLQDILGHPSELPTLKELDYVNPSKSQTTIRQHLRQLVDVGIVEEVLLSEDRRQNDLPYKFYGISESGRQFLEEHKLLRAQDTLRDIYDRVEKTDDIKRYETALRPER; this comes from the coding sequence ATGAGTGCATCTGATCACCCGCCAAGCGACCTGGAGTCCGTTCGGGAGCGGCTCAACGTCGTCACCCAGGAGACGCGATTTGCGCTCTTGCAGGACATCCTCGGGCATCCGTCGGAATTACCGACGCTGAAGGAACTCGACTACGTCAACCCGAGCAAGAGCCAAACGACGATTCGCCAGCACCTCCGGCAGCTCGTTGACGTCGGCATCGTTGAGGAAGTGCTCCTGTCCGAGGACCGACGGCAGAACGATCTGCCGTACAAGTTCTACGGGATCAGTGAAAGCGGTCGACAATTCCTCGAGGAGCACAAACTCCTCCGGGCACAAGACACACTCCGAGATATCTACGACCGGGTAGAGAAAACGGACGACATCAAACGGTACGAGACTGCCCTACGACCCGAGCGCTGA